From the Daphnia magna isolate NIES linkage group LG3, ASM2063170v1.1, whole genome shotgun sequence genome, one window contains:
- the LOC116919748 gene encoding OTU domain-containing protein 5-B isoform X1 yields the protein MTILPKKKSTQSRSESESNTDGSPLQHLSVGNNSHLTHIGPVPQVTEPLNVARLSGRTSSSHTHSHGHSSQSSSRYEDYDLESGPSQTKRRMRVSPHRAVRPKHRDRNSSTSAIPSTSSAIHSVASSSSSGSSPTPSHAVPEASSSYHEDESGSGYNSGDEYGPARSSSSNVPVSEEEWEQKERWFEKKMRKRGYIIKRMGEDGACLFRAVSDQIYGDQEMHSMVRKHCMDYIDANGDYFSQYMTEDFAAYVSRKRLENVHGNHIEMQAMSEMYNRHIEVFCYSVDPINIFHGKHQTDDEPIRLSYHRGVHYNSLVDPYKATVGVGLGLPGFVPGQADKKLMGDAMRQSEETLIEQAMLEDKVKATDWEATNEAIEEQVARESYLDWLRENERRSRQQQRTGHSATTSSNACELRSPRTTATTSSTARNSPKPSFVEHQRKSPNASPRASTSRSVTTSSSRDGSSTSPIASPAAGTSNSVTVNSSKPDWGLGPGFELAETASFLGQLPPDMFGLADWEDAGLLAQVLAASQQEYLDKLKKGREPIDETKDSPKEQQEEKPVDQSSRDSMMADPSSDLTTANGTNNIAGS from the exons ATGACAATTTTGCCCAAAAAGAAGTCAACGCAATCACGCTCGGAATCCGAATCTAATACTGATGGATCCCCTCTTCAACATCTCTCAGTTGGAAACAATAGCCATCTGACACATATTGGGCCAGTTCCTCAG GTTACAGAACCATTGAATGTGGCCAGACTCTCTGGAAGAACATCATCTAGCCATACTCATAGCCATGGGCACAGTAGCCAGTCATCATCTCGATATGAAGATTATGATCTGGAAAGTGGTCCTAGTCAAACAAAGAGAAGAATGAGAGTTAGCCCTCACAG AGCGGTTCGTCCTAAGCACAGAGATAGAAATTCATCAACATCAGCCATACCTAGCACTAGTTCTGCTATACACAGTGTTGCTTCTTCATCAAGCTCAGGGAGTTCTCCCACACCAAGTCACGCTGTGCCAGAAGCTTCATCCTCCTATCACGAAGATGAATCAGGAAGTGGATACAACAGTGGGGATGAATATGGCCCAGCTAGATCTTCGTCTTCAAATGTTCCTGTTTCTGAAGAAGAATGGGAACAG AAGGAGAGATGGTTCGAGAAAAAGATGCGGAAGCGAGGTTATATTATCAAACGCATGGGTGAAGACGGAGCATGCTTATTCCGTGCCGTCTCAGACCAGATTTACGGTGATCAAGAAATGCACTCAATGGTTCGCAAACATTGTATGGACTATATC GATGCCAATGGAGACTACTTTTCGCAGTACATGACTGAAGATTTTGCCGCGTACGTGAGCAGAAAACGTTTGGAAAACGTACACGGGAATCACATCGAAATGCAAGCTATGAGCGAAATGTACAATAGACATATTGAAGTCTTCTGCTATAGTGTTG ATCCCATCAACATTTTCCATGGTAAACATCAAACCGATGATGAACCCATTCGATTGTCCTATCATCGTGGAGTGCACTACAACAGCCTGGTTGATCCGTACAAAGCAACTGTGGGAGTAGGCCTTGGTTTACCCGGATTTGTTCCTGGTCAAGCTGATAAGAAGTTAATGGGAGATGCTATGAGGCAAAGTGAAGAAACACTAATCGAACAAGCCATGTTAGAAGATAAGGTTAAAGCTACGGATTGGGAAGCAACCAATGAAGCTATCGAAGAGCAAGTGGCCCGTGAAAGTTACCTTGACTGGCTCAGAGAAAATGAGCGGCGAAGTCGGCAACAGCAGCGTACTGGTCATTCGGCAACCACATCTTCAAATGCCTGCGAGCTTCGTTCACCCCGCACAACTGCGACGACGTCTTCTACTGCACGCAATTCGCCAAAACCGTCCTTTGTAGAGCATCAGCGAAAGTCCCCAAATGCTTCTCCGAGAGCGTCAACGTCACGCAGCGTTACCACATCTAGTAGTCGAGATGGCTCTTCGACCAGCCCTATCGCATCGCCTGCTGCAGGAACATCAAATTCGGTCACGGTGAACTCGAGCAAACCTGATTGGGGACTTGGCCCAGGTTTTGAATTAGCTGAAACAGCTTCATTTCTCGGACAGTTGCCACCCGATATGTTTG GTTTAGCGGATTGGGAGGATGCCGGACTTTTGGCTCAGGTGTTAGCGGCATCTCAACAAGAGTATCTGGATAAGCTGAAAAAGGGCCGGGAACCTATCGATGAGACGAAAGATAGTCCCAAAGAACAGCAAGAAGAAAAGCCGGTTGATCAGAGTAGTCGCGACAGTATGATGGCAGATCCATCCAGCGACCTGACCACTGCGAACGGAACTAACAATA TCGCAGGGAGTTAA
- the LOC116919748 gene encoding OTU domain-containing protein 5-B isoform X2, which translates to MTILPKKKSTQSRSESESNTDGSPLQHLSVGNNSHLTHIGPVPQVTEPLNVARLSGRTSSSHTHSHGHSSQSSSRYEDYDLESGPSQTKRRMRVSPHRAVRPKHRDRNSSTSAIPSTSSAIHSVASSSSSGSSPTPSHAVPEASSSYHEDESGSGYNSGDEYGPARSSSSNVPVSEEEWEQKERWFEKKMRKRGYIIKRMGEDGACLFRAVSDQIYGDQEMHSMVRKHCMDYIDANGDYFSQYMTEDFAAYVSRKRLENVHGNHIEMQAMSEMYNRHIEVFCYSVDPINIFHGKHQTDDEPIRLSYHRGVHYNSLVDPYKATVGVGLGLPGFVPGQADKKLMGDAMRQSEETLIEQAMLEDKVKATDWEATNEAIEEQVARESYLDWLRENERRSRQQQRTGHSATTSSNACELRSPRTTATTSSTARNSPKPSFVEHQRKSPNASPRASTSRSVTTSSSRDGSSTSPIASPAAGTSNSVTVNSSKPDWGLGPGFELAETASFLGQLPPDMFADWEDAGLLAQVLAASQQEYLDKLKKGREPIDETKDSPKEQQEEKPVDQSSRDSMMADPSSDLTTANGTNNIAGS; encoded by the exons ATGACAATTTTGCCCAAAAAGAAGTCAACGCAATCACGCTCGGAATCCGAATCTAATACTGATGGATCCCCTCTTCAACATCTCTCAGTTGGAAACAATAGCCATCTGACACATATTGGGCCAGTTCCTCAG GTTACAGAACCATTGAATGTGGCCAGACTCTCTGGAAGAACATCATCTAGCCATACTCATAGCCATGGGCACAGTAGCCAGTCATCATCTCGATATGAAGATTATGATCTGGAAAGTGGTCCTAGTCAAACAAAGAGAAGAATGAGAGTTAGCCCTCACAG AGCGGTTCGTCCTAAGCACAGAGATAGAAATTCATCAACATCAGCCATACCTAGCACTAGTTCTGCTATACACAGTGTTGCTTCTTCATCAAGCTCAGGGAGTTCTCCCACACCAAGTCACGCTGTGCCAGAAGCTTCATCCTCCTATCACGAAGATGAATCAGGAAGTGGATACAACAGTGGGGATGAATATGGCCCAGCTAGATCTTCGTCTTCAAATGTTCCTGTTTCTGAAGAAGAATGGGAACAG AAGGAGAGATGGTTCGAGAAAAAGATGCGGAAGCGAGGTTATATTATCAAACGCATGGGTGAAGACGGAGCATGCTTATTCCGTGCCGTCTCAGACCAGATTTACGGTGATCAAGAAATGCACTCAATGGTTCGCAAACATTGTATGGACTATATC GATGCCAATGGAGACTACTTTTCGCAGTACATGACTGAAGATTTTGCCGCGTACGTGAGCAGAAAACGTTTGGAAAACGTACACGGGAATCACATCGAAATGCAAGCTATGAGCGAAATGTACAATAGACATATTGAAGTCTTCTGCTATAGTGTTG ATCCCATCAACATTTTCCATGGTAAACATCAAACCGATGATGAACCCATTCGATTGTCCTATCATCGTGGAGTGCACTACAACAGCCTGGTTGATCCGTACAAAGCAACTGTGGGAGTAGGCCTTGGTTTACCCGGATTTGTTCCTGGTCAAGCTGATAAGAAGTTAATGGGAGATGCTATGAGGCAAAGTGAAGAAACACTAATCGAACAAGCCATGTTAGAAGATAAGGTTAAAGCTACGGATTGGGAAGCAACCAATGAAGCTATCGAAGAGCAAGTGGCCCGTGAAAGTTACCTTGACTGGCTCAGAGAAAATGAGCGGCGAAGTCGGCAACAGCAGCGTACTGGTCATTCGGCAACCACATCTTCAAATGCCTGCGAGCTTCGTTCACCCCGCACAACTGCGACGACGTCTTCTACTGCACGCAATTCGCCAAAACCGTCCTTTGTAGAGCATCAGCGAAAGTCCCCAAATGCTTCTCCGAGAGCGTCAACGTCACGCAGCGTTACCACATCTAGTAGTCGAGATGGCTCTTCGACCAGCCCTATCGCATCGCCTGCTGCAGGAACATCAAATTCGGTCACGGTGAACTCGAGCAAACCTGATTGGGGACTTGGCCCAGGTTTTGAATTAGCTGAAACAGCTTCATTTCTCGGACAGTTGCCACCCGATATGTTTG CGGATTGGGAGGATGCCGGACTTTTGGCTCAGGTGTTAGCGGCATCTCAACAAGAGTATCTGGATAAGCTGAAAAAGGGCCGGGAACCTATCGATGAGACGAAAGATAGTCCCAAAGAACAGCAAGAAGAAAAGCCGGTTGATCAGAGTAGTCGCGACAGTATGATGGCAGATCCATCCAGCGACCTGACCACTGCGAACGGAACTAACAATA TCGCAGGGAGTTAA
- the LOC116919748 gene encoding OTU domain-containing protein 5-B isoform X3 yields MTILPKKKSTQSRSESESNTDGSPLQHLSVGNNSHLTHIGPVPQVTEPLNVARLSGRTSSSHTHSHGHSSQSSSRYEDYDLESGPSQTKRRMRVSPHRAVRPKHRDRNSSTSAIPSTSSAIHSVASSSSSGSSPTPSHAVPEASSSYHEDESGSGYNSGDEYGPARSSSSNVPVSEEEWEQKERWFEKKMRKRGYIIKRMGEDGACLFRAVSDQIYGDQEMHSMVRKHCMDYIDANGDYFSQYMTEDFAAYVSRKRLENVHGNHIEMQAMSEMYNRHIEVFCYSVDPINIFHGKHQTDDEPIRLSYHRGVHYNSLVDPYKATVGVGLGLPGFVPGQADKKLMGDAMRQSEETLIEQAMLEDKVKATDWEATNEAIEEQVARESYLDWLRENERRSRQQQRTGHSATTSSNACELRSPRTTATTSSTARNSPKPSFVEHQRKSPNASPRASTSRSVTTSSSRDGSSTSPIASPAAGTSNSVTVNSSKPDWGLGPGFELAETASFLGQLPPDMFGLADWEDAGLLAQVLAASQQEYLDKLKKGREPIDETKDSPKEQQEEKPVDQSSRDSMMADPSSDLTTANGTNNS; encoded by the exons ATGACAATTTTGCCCAAAAAGAAGTCAACGCAATCACGCTCGGAATCCGAATCTAATACTGATGGATCCCCTCTTCAACATCTCTCAGTTGGAAACAATAGCCATCTGACACATATTGGGCCAGTTCCTCAG GTTACAGAACCATTGAATGTGGCCAGACTCTCTGGAAGAACATCATCTAGCCATACTCATAGCCATGGGCACAGTAGCCAGTCATCATCTCGATATGAAGATTATGATCTGGAAAGTGGTCCTAGTCAAACAAAGAGAAGAATGAGAGTTAGCCCTCACAG AGCGGTTCGTCCTAAGCACAGAGATAGAAATTCATCAACATCAGCCATACCTAGCACTAGTTCTGCTATACACAGTGTTGCTTCTTCATCAAGCTCAGGGAGTTCTCCCACACCAAGTCACGCTGTGCCAGAAGCTTCATCCTCCTATCACGAAGATGAATCAGGAAGTGGATACAACAGTGGGGATGAATATGGCCCAGCTAGATCTTCGTCTTCAAATGTTCCTGTTTCTGAAGAAGAATGGGAACAG AAGGAGAGATGGTTCGAGAAAAAGATGCGGAAGCGAGGTTATATTATCAAACGCATGGGTGAAGACGGAGCATGCTTATTCCGTGCCGTCTCAGACCAGATTTACGGTGATCAAGAAATGCACTCAATGGTTCGCAAACATTGTATGGACTATATC GATGCCAATGGAGACTACTTTTCGCAGTACATGACTGAAGATTTTGCCGCGTACGTGAGCAGAAAACGTTTGGAAAACGTACACGGGAATCACATCGAAATGCAAGCTATGAGCGAAATGTACAATAGACATATTGAAGTCTTCTGCTATAGTGTTG ATCCCATCAACATTTTCCATGGTAAACATCAAACCGATGATGAACCCATTCGATTGTCCTATCATCGTGGAGTGCACTACAACAGCCTGGTTGATCCGTACAAAGCAACTGTGGGAGTAGGCCTTGGTTTACCCGGATTTGTTCCTGGTCAAGCTGATAAGAAGTTAATGGGAGATGCTATGAGGCAAAGTGAAGAAACACTAATCGAACAAGCCATGTTAGAAGATAAGGTTAAAGCTACGGATTGGGAAGCAACCAATGAAGCTATCGAAGAGCAAGTGGCCCGTGAAAGTTACCTTGACTGGCTCAGAGAAAATGAGCGGCGAAGTCGGCAACAGCAGCGTACTGGTCATTCGGCAACCACATCTTCAAATGCCTGCGAGCTTCGTTCACCCCGCACAACTGCGACGACGTCTTCTACTGCACGCAATTCGCCAAAACCGTCCTTTGTAGAGCATCAGCGAAAGTCCCCAAATGCTTCTCCGAGAGCGTCAACGTCACGCAGCGTTACCACATCTAGTAGTCGAGATGGCTCTTCGACCAGCCCTATCGCATCGCCTGCTGCAGGAACATCAAATTCGGTCACGGTGAACTCGAGCAAACCTGATTGGGGACTTGGCCCAGGTTTTGAATTAGCTGAAACAGCTTCATTTCTCGGACAGTTGCCACCCGATATGTTTG GTTTAGCGGATTGGGAGGATGCCGGACTTTTGGCTCAGGTGTTAGCGGCATCTCAACAAGAGTATCTGGATAAGCTGAAAAAGGGCCGGGAACCTATCGATGAGACGAAAGATAGTCCCAAAGAACAGCAAGAAGAAAAGCCGGTTGATCAGAGTAGTCGCGACAGTATGATGGCAGATCCATCCAGCGACCTGACCACTGCGAACGGAACTAACAATAGTTAA
- the LOC116919752 gene encoding LOW QUALITY PROTEIN: zinc transporter ZIP3-like (The sequence of the model RefSeq protein was modified relative to this genomic sequence to represent the inferred CDS: deleted 1 base in 1 codon), which produces MDSQVLLVVTALIVYIVMTICALIPVCIVAKKSSKDCNFSRGTERIMSFCNCMAGGVFIAMCFLGLLPYAQDKTRKVLEDLNISTDFPAAEFTCILGFFLIMSVEQLILQCQQSKNLQKGTWDIPQNLDETERSSKLNYYKTVRDESASEQLLGKKPLEVVSPESPSILKDVSLPRIYQNVPMVTFKEEDSDESLSPGKIPQAGPNCSHHQVEMILKNKSGGTLRLALLYMAISIHSMFEGMALGLQTDQMKIFHLFFAIVFHEALIAFSVGITMAKQQLTLQQGVKYILIFSLAVPLGIFLGLIVQQAPGTGGSVASAIFQSLAAGIFLHVTFLELVPAELANSKDRMAKVAFHFLGFVAMALVTITMGSHH; this is translated from the exons ATGGATAGCCAAGTATTGCTGGTGGTTACTGCTCTGATCGTTTATATTGTTATGACAATATGCGCCCTGATCCCTGTATGTATTGTTGCCAAGAAATCATCAAAGGATTGCAATTTTAGCCGTGGCACCGAACGGATAATGTCTTTCTGTAATTGTATGGCCGGGGGTGTCTTCATTGCAATGTGCTTTTTAGGCCTTCTTCCATATGCCCAGGATAAAACAAGGAAAGTACTTGAAGACCTTAATATTTCAACTGACTTTCCTGCGGCAGAGTTTACTTGTATACTAGGCTTCTTCCTTATCATGTCAGTTGAACAACTTATCCTGCAATGTCAACAATCCAAGAACTTACAGAAGGGGACCTGGGACATTCCTCAAAATCTGGACGAGACAGAAAGATCAAGTAAACTGAATTACTACAAGACGGTTAGAGATGAAAGTGCTTCTGAACAATTGCTTGGGAAAAAACCGTTGGAAGTAGTCTCACCAGAGAGTCCTTCTATTCTGAAAGATGTCAGCCTTCCAAGGATCTACCAAAATGTCCCCATGGTcactttcaaagaagaagatagTGATGAATCACTTAGTCCTGGAAAAATACCCCAAGCAGGACCAAACTGTAGCCACCATCAAGTTGAAATGATTCTCAAGAACAAATCAGGGGGAACCCTTCGTTTAGCTTTGCTTTATATGGCCATCAGCATTCATTCGATGTTTGAAGGCATGGCCCTTGGCTTGCAAACAgatcaaatgaaaattttccACCTGTTTTTTGCAATCGTGTTTCATGAAGCCCTCATCGCTTTTTCAGTTGGAATTACGATGGCCAAACAGCAATTAACCCTCCAACAAGGAGTCAAATATAtccttattttttctttggctgtCCCTCTCGGGATTTTTCTTGGATTGATTGTTCAACAAGCACCCGGTACCGGTGGGTCTGTCGCCTCCGCGATATTCCAATCCCTTGCGGCCGGGATTTTTTTACACGTCACATTCCTTGAGCTGGTTCCGGCCGAACTGGCC AATTCCAAAGACAGGATGGCAAAAGTCGCCTTCCACTTTCTTGGATTTGTTGCTATGGCATTAGTAACAATCACAATGGGTTCCCACCATTGA
- the LOC116919751 gene encoding uncharacterized protein LOC116919751 produces the protein MASEEVSGKREQIKLPHLPDYLVNCVDFKREMVRLDYTADQLQRACHEVEERRRKMRDGLRRESDDVAARAHACHQRQLRDDQETLELQKKGRLMAERRRILESELQTSRMLYQELIRKRAKLKHWLDGLEEHRSFLSEIISHKVSPRTPRSARQSRSTSTSRDEEDKIVEVMQNPILIRCRLAHKERNVIAQSRMVFQACQLMDRCCGSAIEKNESNVGVENLEKITHPSRLNFNRGGGLQSGLNDQIFAIIHRMYKQFIAPKSSSCDPLGNLAALERYAYYVLQMVDACDPAMLKKIIAKVVIDKKKTMEQEKAKREAAHRAERERKAQANAMSAPSQFKRVTVVNRNLTRGTARFAAPGSKPTTDSREEVEIAPDDELLYLFRLQL, from the exons ATGGCTTCGGAGGAAGTGAGTGGCAAGCGAGAACAGATAAAACTTCCTCATTTACCCGATTATTTAGTAAATTGTGTGGATTTCAAACGCGAAATGGTAAGATTGGATTATACAGCCGATCAATTACAAAGAGCGTGTCACGAAGTGGAGGAAAGGCGGAGAAAAATGAGAGACGGTCTCAGACGGGAATCCGACGACGTAGCTGCACGAGCTCACGCGTGTCATCAACGTCAACTAcgagacgaccaagaaactctcgaattacaaaaaaagggtAGGCTCATGGCTGAGCGTAGACGAATACTAGAATCCGAACTCCAGACCAGTCGAATGCTTTATCAGGAATTGATTCGCAAGCGAGCAAAACTAAAACATTGGCTTGACGGTCTTGAAGAGCATCGATCCTTTCTCAGTGAAATTATATCTCACAAGGTTTCACCACGAACTCCAAGAAGCGCACGACAGTCCAGGTCGACGTCAACGTCAAGGGACGAGGAAGACAAGATCGTGGAAGTAATGCAAAATCCTATTTTGATTCGTTGCCGCTTGGCTCACAAGGAACGCAATGTTATCGCCCAATCACGTATGGTTTTCCAAGCATGCCAACTGATGGATCGTTGTTGCGGCTCCGCAATCGAAAAGAATGAAAGCAATGTTGGCGTGGAGAATTTAGAAAAGATAACGCATCCCTCTCGATTGAATTTCAATAGAGGAGGAGGATTGCAATCTGGTTTAAATGACCAAATATTTGCCATAATTCATCG CATGTACAAGCAATTCATCGCTCCCAAAAGTAGCAGTTGTGATCCGTTAGGTAATTTGGCCGCTCTGGAACGTTACGCTTACTACGTCTTGCAAATGGTTGATGCTTGCGACCCTGCCATGCTCAAGAAAATCATAGCCAAAGTAGTGATTGACAAGAAAAAGACTATGGAACAAGAGAAAGCAAAGCGAGAAGCAGCTCATCGGGCGGAGCGTGAACGTAAAGCGCAGGCCAACGCCATGTCGGCTCCGTCGCAATTTAAGAGAGTAACAGTCGTCAACCGCAATCTAACGCGAGGCACCGCTCGATTTGCGGCACCAGGCAGTAAACCGACTACTGATTCCCGAGAGGAAGTTGAAATTGCTCCGGACGACGAGCTTCTCTATCTCTTCCGGCTGCAGCTGTGA